From the genome of Parazoarcus communis, one region includes:
- a CDS encoding class 1 fructose-bisphosphatase, whose amino-acid sequence MFNIERSTLTEYLIDQRRHHPEATGELNALILQVAQACKAISRAVAHGALADMLGDHGSANVQGEQQKKLDVLADGIFLRATHWGGGLAGMVSEENEAPIPLPAGHARGKYLLVFDPLDGSSNIDVNVAVGSIFSILRAPTPGEDAVADDFLQPGTRQVAAGYAIYGPSTMLVLSVGTGVAGFTFNPILGDFFLTHPDIRVPDTTREFAINASNSRFWEPPVRRYVDECLAGRSGPRGADFNMRWIASLVAETHRILMRGGVFLYPRDSKDPGRPGRLRLLYECNPIGFIVEQAGGRASTARMPVLEVEPEALHQRIGFVFGSRQEVERIETYHADPTAGLDSPLPLFNTRSLFSDNHAFSQ is encoded by the coding sequence ATGTTCAACATCGAGCGCAGCACCCTGACCGAATACCTGATCGACCAACGCCGTCACCATCCAGAGGCCACCGGCGAACTCAACGCCCTGATCCTGCAGGTCGCCCAGGCCTGCAAGGCCATCTCGCGCGCCGTGGCCCACGGCGCACTCGCCGACATGCTCGGCGACCATGGCAGCGCCAACGTGCAGGGCGAACAGCAGAAAAAGCTCGACGTGCTGGCAGACGGCATCTTCCTGCGTGCCACCCACTGGGGTGGCGGTCTCGCCGGCATGGTGTCGGAGGAAAACGAAGCCCCTATCCCCTTGCCCGCAGGTCACGCCCGCGGCAAATACCTGCTGGTGTTCGACCCGCTGGACGGCTCGAGCAATATCGACGTCAATGTCGCGGTCGGCAGCATCTTCTCCATCCTGCGCGCGCCCACGCCCGGCGAGGACGCGGTCGCCGACGACTTCCTGCAGCCCGGCACCCGCCAGGTTGCAGCCGGCTATGCGATCTACGGCCCCTCCACAATGCTGGTGCTGAGTGTCGGCACCGGCGTGGCGGGCTTCACCTTCAACCCGATTCTCGGCGACTTCTTCCTCACCCATCCGGACATCCGTGTGCCGGACACCACCCGCGAGTTCGCCATCAACGCGTCCAACTCACGCTTCTGGGAGCCGCCGGTGCGGCGCTATGTGGACGAATGCCTTGCAGGCCGCAGCGGCCCGCGCGGCGCCGACTTCAACATGCGCTGGATCGCATCGCTGGTGGCCGAAACCCACCGCATCCTGATGCGTGGCGGGGTGTTTCTCTACCCGCGCGACAGCAAGGACCCCGGCCGCCCTGGCCGCCTGCGCCTGCTCTACGAGTGCAATCCGATCGGATTCATTGTCGAACAGGCAGGCGGTCGGGCCTCGACGGCACGCATGCCGGTTCTTGAAGTCGAACCAGAGGCACTGCATCAGCGAATTGGCTTTGTTTTCGGATCACGCCAGGAGGTTGAGCGCATCGAAACCTACCATGCCGACCCGACAGCCGGCCTCGACAGTCCGCTGCCGCTGTTCAACACGCGCTCGCTGTTCAGCGACAACCACGCCTTCTCACAGTAA
- a CDS encoding phosphoribulokinase, whose protein sequence is MSERHPIVAITGSSGAGTSTVQRTFEEIFRRENVTAAVIEGDSFHAFDRKTMREKLAAAEAGGELSRFSHFGAEANLFSELEKLFRTYAESGSGRRRKYLHNLEEAAPYNQEPGTFTEWEEIPTGTDLLFYEGLHGAVKMEGADIARFPDLLIGVVPVVNLEWIQKLHRDKNMRGYSTEAVTDTILRRMHDYVHYVVPQFSRTHVNFQRVPMVDTSNPFIARTIPTADESMVVIRFANPKGIDFPYLQNMIHGSFMSRANTIVVPGGKMELAMQLIFTPFIWRLMERRRKLL, encoded by the coding sequence ATGTCCGAACGCCATCCCATCGTTGCCATCACCGGCTCGTCCGGCGCGGGCACCAGCACGGTTCAGCGCACCTTCGAGGAAATCTTCCGGCGCGAGAACGTGACTGCTGCAGTGATCGAGGGCGACAGCTTCCATGCCTTCGACCGCAAGACCATGCGCGAGAAACTGGCCGCAGCCGAAGCTGGCGGAGAACTGTCCCGTTTCAGCCACTTCGGCGCCGAGGCCAACCTGTTTTCAGAGCTGGAGAAACTGTTCCGGACCTATGCCGAATCGGGCAGTGGCCGCCGCCGCAAGTACCTTCACAACCTGGAGGAGGCCGCCCCCTACAACCAGGAACCCGGCACCTTCACCGAGTGGGAGGAGATCCCGACCGGCACCGATCTGCTGTTCTACGAGGGCCTGCACGGTGCGGTGAAGATGGAAGGCGCCGACATCGCCCGCTTCCCCGACCTGCTGATCGGCGTGGTGCCAGTGGTCAACCTGGAATGGATCCAGAAGCTGCACCGCGACAAGAACATGCGCGGCTACTCAACCGAGGCGGTGACCGACACCATCCTGCGTCGCATGCACGACTACGTGCACTACGTGGTGCCGCAGTTCTCCCGCACCCATGTGAATTTCCAGCGCGTACCGATGGTGGACACCTCCAACCCCTTCATCGCCCGCACCATTCCTACCGCCGACGAGTCCATGGTGGTGATCCGCTTCGCCAATCCCAAGGGCATCGACTTTCCCTATCTGCAGAACATGATCCACGGCAGCTTCATGAGTCGGGCCAACACCATCGTCGTGCCCGGCGGCAAGATGGAACTGGCGATGCAGCTGATCTTCACCCCCTTCATCTGGCGCCTGATGGAACGGCGGAGGAAGCTGCTGTGA
- a CDS encoding form I ribulose bisphosphate carboxylase large subunit: MGAPDTPQQILDPKKRYQAGVLKYAQMGYWDPDYEPRDTDVLAVFRITPQDGVDPVEAAAAVAGESSTATWTVVWTDRLTASDTYRAKAYRIDPVPGQEGQYFCWVAYDLDLFEEGSIANLTASIIGNVFSFKPLKAARLEDMRLPVAYVKTFRGPPTGIVVERERLEKYGRPLLGATMKPKLGLSGKNYGRVVYEALRGGLDFTKDDENINSQPFMHWRDRFLYCMEGVNQAAAQTGEIKGHYLNITAGTMEEMYRRAELARELGSCVVMVDLIIGWTAIQSISNWCRDNDMILHMHRAGHGTYTRQKNHGVSFRVIAKWLRLAGVDHLHAGTAVGKLEGDPMTVQGFYNVCRDSVTKQDLPRGLFFDQDWASIKKVMPVASGGIHAGQMHQLLDLFGDDVVLQFGGGTIGHPMGIQAGAQANRVALESMVLARNEGRDIVNEGPQILADAAKWCQPLRAALDTWGDITFNYTSTDTSDFVPTASVA; encoded by the coding sequence ATGGGCGCACCCGATACTCCGCAGCAGATTCTCGACCCCAAGAAGCGCTACCAGGCCGGCGTGCTCAAGTATGCCCAGATGGGCTACTGGGATCCGGACTACGAACCCAGGGACACCGATGTGCTCGCGGTCTTCCGCATCACGCCGCAAGACGGCGTGGATCCGGTCGAAGCGGCAGCGGCAGTCGCCGGCGAATCCTCCACTGCCACCTGGACCGTGGTGTGGACCGACCGCCTCACCGCCAGCGACACATACCGCGCCAAGGCATACCGTATCGACCCGGTGCCGGGCCAGGAAGGCCAGTACTTCTGCTGGGTGGCCTACGACCTCGACCTCTTCGAGGAAGGCTCGATCGCCAACCTTACCGCGTCGATCATCGGCAACGTGTTCAGCTTCAAGCCGCTCAAGGCTGCACGCCTTGAGGACATGCGCCTGCCGGTTGCGTATGTGAAAACCTTTCGCGGCCCGCCCACCGGCATCGTGGTCGAGCGTGAGCGCCTGGAGAAGTACGGCCGGCCGCTGCTGGGCGCAACGATGAAGCCCAAGCTCGGGCTCTCCGGCAAGAACTACGGCCGCGTCGTGTATGAAGCGCTGCGTGGCGGACTGGATTTCACCAAGGACGACGAGAACATCAACTCGCAGCCCTTCATGCACTGGCGCGACCGCTTCCTGTACTGCATGGAAGGCGTCAATCAGGCGGCGGCACAGACGGGCGAGATCAAGGGCCACTATCTCAACATCACCGCCGGAACCATGGAGGAGATGTACAGGCGCGCGGAACTTGCCCGCGAACTGGGTTCCTGCGTGGTGATGGTCGATCTCATCATCGGGTGGACGGCCATCCAGTCGATCAGCAACTGGTGCCGCGACAATGACATGATCCTGCACATGCACCGTGCGGGCCACGGCACCTACACCCGTCAGAAGAATCACGGCGTGAGCTTCCGCGTGATCGCCAAGTGGCTGCGCCTCGCAGGCGTCGACCATCTTCATGCAGGCACTGCGGTGGGCAAACTCGAGGGCGACCCGATGACGGTTCAGGGCTTCTACAACGTGTGTCGCGACAGCGTGACGAAGCAGGATCTGCCGCGCGGCCTGTTCTTCGATCAGGACTGGGCCAGCATCAAGAAGGTGATGCCGGTCGCCTCGGGTGGCATCCACGCCGGCCAGATGCATCAGCTGCTCGACCTCTTCGGCGACGACGTCGTGCTGCAGTTCGGCGGCGGCACCATCGGTCATCCGATGGGCATCCAGGCCGGCGCCCAGGCCAACCGCGTGGCGCTCGAGAGCATGGTGCTGGCGCGCAACGAAGGCCGCGACATCGTCAACGAAGGCCCGCAGATCCTCGCCGACGCCGCCAAGTGGTGTCAGCCCCTGCGCGCCGCCCTCGATACTTGGGGCGATATCACCTTCAATTACACCAGCACCGACACATCGGACTTCGTGCCCACCGCCAGCGTGGCCTGA
- the tkt gene encoding transketolase, with translation MNMRLSQTAQDTLCANALRFLAIDAVEAAQSGHPGMPMGMAEIAVALWTRHLKHNPTDPTWPDRDRFILSNGHGSMLHYALLHLSGYDLPLDELKRFRQLHSKTPGHPEYGLTPGIETTTGPLGQGLANAVGMALAEKLLAAEFNRPGHRIVDHHTWVFLGDGCLMEGISHEAASFAGVQRLSKLVALWDDNRISIDGDVAGWFGDDTPARFRAYGWNVIEHVDGHDTDAVDHAIRDARRNARDDTGPTLICCRTTIGRGSPARAGTASVHGAPLGKDEIAATRAALGWDHPPFDIPEEIRNSFDARKTGAARQSAWQAQFDAYAREWPELAAEFTRRVTKRLPVGFRVLADAILRGVHNEAATLASRKASQHAIGRLARALPELLGGSADLTHSNLTDWPGCGAVRADQAGRHINWGVREFGMAAALNGIALHGGYLTFGATFLVFSDYARNAMRMSALMRQRVVYVMTHDSIGLGEDGPTHQPVEHLPSLRQIPNLDVWRPCDAVETQAAWNASVMRADGPSVIACSRQNLPHQARDAERLGDIARGGYVLAEADDGQPAMVLIATGSEVALAMEARARLQADGIATRVVSMPCTAAFDRQAASWRDAVLPPDVPRVAIEAAQPDSWWKYLAGAPRAAVIGIDRFGESAPAGELATLFGMTPERIVDTARRLR, from the coding sequence ATGAACATGCGCCTGTCACAAACCGCGCAGGACACCCTGTGCGCCAACGCCTTGCGTTTCCTCGCCATCGACGCGGTCGAGGCCGCCCAGTCCGGCCACCCCGGCATGCCCATGGGCATGGCGGAAATCGCCGTCGCACTGTGGACCCGCCACCTCAAACACAACCCCACCGACCCCACCTGGCCCGACCGCGACCGCTTCATTCTCAGTAACGGCCACGGCTCAATGCTGCACTACGCCCTGCTCCACCTCAGTGGCTACGACCTCCCGCTCGACGAACTCAAGCGCTTCCGCCAACTGCACAGCAAAACCCCGGGGCACCCCGAATACGGACTCACCCCCGGCATCGAAACCACCACCGGCCCCCTCGGCCAGGGCCTCGCCAACGCCGTCGGAATGGCGCTCGCCGAAAAACTCCTTGCTGCCGAATTCAACAGACCCGGCCACCGCATCGTTGATCACCACACCTGGGTCTTCCTTGGTGACGGCTGCCTGATGGAAGGCATCAGCCACGAAGCGGCCAGCTTTGCCGGCGTGCAACGGCTATCGAAACTCGTCGCGCTCTGGGACGACAACCGCATCTCCATCGACGGCGATGTTGCAGGCTGGTTCGGTGACGACACCCCGGCACGCTTTCGCGCCTATGGCTGGAACGTCATCGAACACGTCGACGGCCACGACACCGACGCCGTCGACCATGCCATCAGGGACGCCCGCCGGAACGCGCGCGACGACACCGGCCCGACCCTGATCTGCTGCCGCACCACCATCGGTCGCGGCAGCCCGGCACGCGCGGGTACGGCCAGTGTTCATGGCGCCCCGCTGGGCAAGGACGAGATCGCCGCCACCCGAGCCGCACTCGGATGGGATCATCCCCCGTTCGACATCCCCGAAGAAATCCGCAACAGCTTCGATGCCCGTAAAACAGGCGCCGCCCGCCAGAGCGCGTGGCAGGCACAGTTCGACGCCTACGCCCGGGAGTGGCCCGAACTCGCCGCAGAGTTCACCCGCCGCGTCACCAAGCGCCTGCCCGTCGGGTTCCGCGTCCTCGCCGATGCCATCCTGCGCGGCGTGCACAACGAAGCCGCCACACTTGCCAGCCGCAAGGCCAGCCAGCACGCCATCGGCCGCCTCGCCCGCGCCCTGCCCGAACTGCTCGGCGGGTCTGCCGACCTCACCCACTCCAACCTCACCGACTGGCCCGGCTGCGGCGCAGTGCGCGCCGACCAGGCGGGGCGCCACATCAACTGGGGCGTGCGCGAGTTCGGCATGGCCGCCGCGCTCAATGGCATCGCGTTGCACGGTGGCTACCTCACCTTCGGCGCCACCTTCCTCGTCTTCTCCGACTACGCCCGCAACGCCATGCGCATGAGCGCGCTGATGCGCCAGCGCGTCGTCTACGTGATGACGCACGACTCCATCGGCCTCGGCGAAGACGGCCCCACGCACCAGCCGGTCGAACACCTGCCCAGCCTGCGGCAGATCCCCAATCTCGACGTCTGGCGGCCCTGCGACGCGGTCGAAACGCAGGCGGCCTGGAACGCGTCGGTGATGCGGGCCGACGGTCCCAGCGTGATCGCCTGCTCGCGCCAGAACCTCCCCCATCAAGCGCGCGACGCGGAGCGCCTCGGCGACATCGCACGCGGCGGCTACGTGCTGGCCGAAGCCGACGACGGCCAGCCTGCGATGGTGCTGATTGCCACCGGCTCCGAAGTCGCGCTGGCGATGGAGGCACGCGCGCGGCTGCAGGCCGACGGCATCGCCACCCGCGTCGTCTCCATGCCCTGCACCGCGGCCTTCGACCGTCAGGCCGCGAGCTGGCGCGATGCCGTGCTGCCGCCCGATGTTCCGCGCGTGGCGATTGAGGCTGCACAGCCCGACAGCTGGTGGAAATACCTTGCCGGTGCACCACGCGCCGCCGTCATCGGTATTGACCGCTTTGGAGAATCGGCCCCGGCAGGCGAGCTGGCGACTCTGTTCGGCATGACGCCCGAACGCATCGTGGATACGGCCCGCCGACTGCGCTGA
- a CDS encoding gamma-glutamylcyclotransferase family protein: MTGHNRHCFTYGSLMTEHIMFGVCGMQLSAKPARLTGFSRHPVKDEDYPGIVPSDADEVHGVLYLAVPADAIARLDAFEGEQYRRTPVTVECPDGQQLSADTYVFRPELAHLLLPGDWDEAAFEREGRARFERKFTRED; this comes from the coding sequence ATGACCGGACACAATCGACACTGCTTTACCTACGGCTCGCTGATGACCGAGCACATCATGTTCGGCGTGTGCGGAATGCAACTCAGCGCAAAACCCGCCCGTCTGACCGGCTTCAGCCGCCATCCGGTCAAGGATGAGGACTACCCGGGCATCGTGCCATCAGACGCAGATGAGGTTCATGGCGTGCTCTACCTGGCCGTGCCCGCCGACGCCATTGCACGATTGGATGCCTTCGAAGGGGAGCAGTATCGGCGCACCCCGGTCACGGTCGAATGCCCGGACGGGCAGCAACTGTCCGCCGACACCTATGTGTTCCGTCCAGAGCTTGCGCACCTGCTGTTGCCGGGTGACTGGGACGAGGCCGCATTCGAGCGTGAGGGCAGAGCCCGCTTCGAGCGCAAATTCACTCGTGAAGACTGA
- a CDS encoding LysR substrate-binding domain-containing protein: protein MRLAHRLTMKQLRAIVAVADTSSFTQAARLLHLTQPAVSMQIKELETVVGQVLVDGRREIRLTPAGEVLVRRAREALAALEMAEVELKSMRGVASGTLEVVAITTAEYFVPHLLAEFGRRFPDIKFRLTVENRDRVHALLHEQRADLAIMGQPPGGMALRRIPFSPHRLSFVARPDHPLAARRNIPPAALAGERLLLRERGSGTRSNLERFLRAHGVKPLAADELGSNETLKQAVMAGMGIAFLSHHTFAMEVESGRLIRLDVADTPVIREWNVLVHAERPLTPALEALLEFLQTDGAAMMRAITC, encoded by the coding sequence ATGAGACTCGCGCATCGCCTGACGATGAAGCAGCTACGCGCAATCGTCGCCGTGGCCGATACCTCCAGTTTCACGCAGGCGGCCCGCCTGCTGCACCTCACCCAGCCGGCCGTGTCGATGCAGATCAAGGAGCTCGAGACCGTGGTCGGTCAGGTGCTGGTGGACGGGCGGCGGGAGATCCGCCTCACCCCCGCCGGGGAGGTGCTGGTGCGCAGGGCGCGTGAAGCGCTGGCTGCACTGGAGATGGCGGAGGTGGAGCTCAAGTCGATGCGTGGCGTGGCCTCGGGAACGCTCGAGGTCGTGGCCATCACCACCGCAGAGTACTTCGTGCCCCACCTTCTGGCGGAGTTCGGACGCCGCTTCCCGGACATCAAGTTTCGCCTGACGGTGGAGAACCGCGACCGCGTGCATGCACTGCTTCACGAGCAGCGCGCCGACCTCGCGATCATGGGCCAGCCGCCGGGGGGCATGGCCTTGCGCCGGATTCCGTTTTCGCCACATCGACTGTCCTTCGTTGCCCGCCCCGACCACCCGCTGGCGGCGCGACGCAACATCCCGCCCGCCGCGCTCGCCGGTGAGCGCCTGTTGCTGCGCGAACGCGGGTCGGGCACGCGCAGCAACCTCGAGCGCTTTTTGCGCGCGCACGGCGTTAAGCCACTTGCCGCAGATGAACTCGGCAGCAACGAGACCCTGAAGCAGGCAGTGATGGCGGGCATGGGCATCGCCTTCCTGTCCCACCACACGTTTGCAATGGAGGTCGAGAGCGGTCGTCTTATCAGACTTGATGTTGCCGACACGCCCGTTATCCGGGAGTGGAATGTGCTCGTGCATGCAGAGCGCCCACTGACGCCGGCGCTGGAGGCCTTGCTGGAATTTCTGCAGACTGATGGTGCGGCGATGATGCGTGCAATCACTTGCTAA
- a CDS encoding ribulose bisphosphate carboxylase small subunit, whose protein sequence is MRITQGCFSFLPDLSDSQIGAQIHYCLNQGWAVALEYTDDPHPRNTYWSMWGLPMFDLADPAGVMQELQACREANPGHYIRVNAFDSTKGWETVRMSFIVQRPPSEPGFRLVRQETGGRNLRYTLESYAVGAGTEGARYAG, encoded by the coding sequence ATGCGTATCACTCAGGGCTGCTTTTCATTCCTGCCCGATCTGAGCGACAGCCAGATCGGGGCACAGATCCACTACTGCCTGAATCAGGGTTGGGCGGTCGCGCTCGAATATACGGACGATCCGCATCCACGCAACACCTACTGGTCGATGTGGGGTCTGCCAATGTTCGACCTGGCCGACCCGGCCGGCGTCATGCAGGAGCTGCAGGCCTGCCGCGAGGCCAATCCCGGCCACTACATCCGGGTAAACGCATTCGATTCGACCAAGGGCTGGGAGACAGTGCGCATGTCCTTCATCGTCCAGCGCCCTCCCAGCGAACCCGGCTTCCGTCTGGTACGCCAGGAGACCGGAGGACGAAACCTGCGCTACACGCTCGAGAGCTATGCCGTGGGCGCAGGCACAGAGGGCGCCCGATACGCCGGCTGA
- a CDS encoding diguanylate cyclase, with protein sequence MNLNRKITLLLAAVALGILVTLAIISLYAFRSFSISSSTAHVRTAAEMVRVHLTEAMIHGVIDKREQFLDRLREVQGLRSARVIRSEHVDQQYGAGMAQEAPANDTERQVLIDGQARYLLSDNGSDTVFRGTIPFAATAHGSPNCLQCHQVPEGTVLGAVTIELSLAEIKRQAFLAIASILLTVVAISLAALWLARRIILPVGNTAQAVEKTVQRALRGDFKGRLEQRTDDEIGKIAAQTNQLLGFLDEGLSRISQRVIQLTGRNPKQDENQLEATIDMVNGLADASAFKQAIEEDENKREIYDRFGKVLVERFGVSEFSIYETEGAKLMVPIMVDGIPGGDCRWCDQQILARSEMCRARRTGHPVDGLISPEICYAFHPPGDAGESRRHYCVPIIQSGSVGSVIQLVAPASRAEALAELVPYVHVYLREMAPVLEAKRLNETLRESALRDAMTGLSNRRFLEEYVDTLIANARRRKTPLAVLMLDLDYFKVVNDTHGHDAGDALLKAVAGVLKQSVRASDMVIRFGGEEFLIVLQDADEAAAMKVAENIRVAVAALKVQINGHVLQKTISIGVGMLADDSNTFWQTVKFADVALYRAKDSGRNRVVCFSPEMWTGQDETY encoded by the coding sequence ATGAATCTGAACCGTAAGATCACCTTGCTGCTCGCTGCCGTAGCGCTGGGTATTCTGGTGACGCTGGCAATCATCAGCCTCTACGCCTTTCGTAGTTTCTCGATTTCCTCATCCACAGCGCATGTTCGCACGGCTGCCGAAATGGTCAGAGTGCATCTGACCGAGGCCATGATTCATGGTGTGATCGACAAACGCGAGCAGTTTCTCGACCGTCTTCGGGAAGTGCAGGGTTTGCGCTCGGCAAGGGTGATCCGCTCCGAGCATGTCGATCAGCAGTATGGAGCGGGCATGGCTCAGGAAGCGCCGGCCAACGATACCGAGCGACAAGTACTGATTGATGGCCAGGCGCGCTACTTGTTGAGCGACAACGGGAGCGACACCGTGTTTCGAGGCACGATCCCCTTCGCTGCCACGGCGCATGGTTCGCCGAATTGCCTTCAATGTCACCAGGTGCCTGAAGGCACCGTACTTGGCGCAGTAACGATCGAACTGTCCCTCGCCGAGATCAAGCGTCAGGCCTTTCTGGCGATCGCCAGCATCCTGCTGACCGTCGTGGCGATTTCCCTTGCAGCATTGTGGCTGGCACGACGCATCATTCTGCCGGTGGGAAACACTGCGCAGGCAGTCGAAAAAACGGTGCAGCGGGCGCTTAGAGGCGATTTCAAGGGGCGACTCGAACAGCGTACGGACGACGAGATCGGCAAGATCGCCGCGCAGACCAATCAGTTGCTTGGTTTTCTCGATGAGGGTTTGTCCCGCATCAGTCAGCGCGTGATCCAGCTCACAGGCCGCAATCCGAAGCAGGACGAAAACCAGCTTGAGGCGACCATCGACATGGTCAATGGTCTCGCCGATGCGTCAGCATTCAAGCAGGCGATCGAGGAGGACGAGAACAAGCGCGAGATTTACGATCGCTTTGGCAAGGTGCTGGTCGAACGTTTCGGCGTGAGCGAGTTCTCCATCTACGAGACCGAGGGGGCCAAGCTGATGGTGCCCATCATGGTGGATGGAATTCCCGGCGGCGACTGCCGGTGGTGTGATCAGCAGATTCTGGCGCGCAGTGAAATGTGCAGGGCACGTCGCACCGGACATCCCGTGGATGGCCTCATCAGTCCGGAGATCTGTTACGCGTTTCATCCGCCGGGCGATGCGGGCGAGTCGCGGCGGCATTATTGCGTGCCGATCATTCAGTCAGGGTCTGTGGGTAGCGTGATCCAGCTTGTTGCGCCAGCGTCGCGTGCCGAGGCGCTTGCCGAGCTGGTGCCCTATGTTCATGTCTATCTGCGCGAGATGGCGCCGGTGCTCGAGGCCAAGCGTCTGAACGAGACCTTGCGCGAGTCGGCACTGCGCGATGCGATGACCGGGCTGAGCAATCGGCGCTTCCTCGAAGAGTATGTCGATACCTTGATTGCGAATGCGCGTCGGCGCAAGACTCCGCTTGCGGTGCTGATGCTGGATCTCGACTATTTCAAGGTTGTTAACGACACCCATGGTCACGATGCTGGCGATGCCTTGCTGAAGGCAGTGGCCGGAGTGCTGAAGCAGTCGGTGCGGGCTTCGGACATGGTGATCCGCTTCGGTGGCGAGGAGTTTCTGATCGTTCTTCAAGATGCGGACGAGGCTGCGGCCATGAAGGTCGCAGAAAACATCCGTGTGGCGGTCGCCGCACTTAAGGTGCAGATCAACGGACATGTGCTGCAGAAGACCATCTCGATCGGTGTCGGGATGCTCGCCGATGACAGCAATACATTCTGGCAGACGGTCAAGTTTGCCGATGTGGCCTTGTATCGTGCCAAGGATAGTGGCCGGAACCGTGTCGTATGCTTCAGCCCGGAGATGTGGACCGGGCAGGACGAAACCTACTGA
- the cbbX gene encoding CbbX protein, with protein MSASDLQGLTGETPPTSDASIDLAAEYADAGIGDVLEGLDHDLIGLAPVKRRVREIAALLLIDRVRQRLGLTTAAPSLHMSFTGNPGTGKTTVAMRMAEILQRLGYCRRGHVVAVTRDDLVGQYIGHTAPKTKEVLKRAMGGVLFIDEAYYLYRPENEKDYGQEAIEILLQVMENQRDDLVVILAGYADRMERFFESNPGMKSRIAHHVDFPDYASSELGEIAERMLAQWNYRFDPAARLAFDEYIALRRTRPHFANARSIRNALDRMRLRQALRLFESGASVDASALCTLSEADVRASRQFARPVTITEPAFDAELDFDPERGADRSDY; from the coding sequence ATGAGCGCCAGTGACCTGCAAGGCCTGACGGGCGAAACACCGCCCACATCAGATGCAAGCATCGACCTCGCCGCCGAATACGCCGACGCCGGCATTGGCGACGTGCTCGAAGGCCTCGACCACGATCTGATCGGGCTCGCACCGGTCAAGCGCCGGGTGCGCGAGATCGCCGCCCTGCTTCTGATCGACCGCGTGCGCCAGCGACTCGGGCTCACGACCGCCGCACCTTCGCTGCACATGAGCTTTACCGGCAACCCGGGGACCGGCAAGACCACGGTCGCCATGCGCATGGCCGAGATCCTCCAGCGTCTCGGCTACTGTCGGCGCGGTCACGTCGTGGCGGTCACCCGCGACGACCTCGTCGGCCAGTACATTGGCCACACCGCACCCAAGACCAAGGAGGTCCTCAAGCGCGCCATGGGCGGGGTGCTGTTCATCGACGAAGCCTATTATCTGTACCGTCCCGAGAACGAAAAGGACTACGGTCAGGAAGCGATCGAGATCCTGCTGCAGGTGATGGAGAATCAGCGCGACGATCTGGTGGTGATCCTCGCCGGCTACGCCGACCGCATGGAGCGCTTCTTCGAGTCGAACCCGGGCATGAAGTCGCGCATCGCCCACCATGTGGACTTCCCCGATTACGCCAGCAGCGAACTCGGCGAGATCGCCGAACGCATGCTCGCGCAGTGGAACTATCGCTTCGACCCTGCCGCGCGCCTCGCCTTCGACGAGTACATCGCCCTGCGCCGCACCCGCCCCCACTTCGCCAACGCGCGCAGCATTCGCAACGCCCTCGACCGCATGCGCCTGCGCCAGGCCCTGCGATTGTTCGAGTCCGGCGCAAGCGTCGATGCCAGCGCACTGTGCACGCTGAGCGAGGCCGACGTGCGCGCCAGCCGGCAGTTTGCCAGGCCGGTGACGATCACCGAACCGGCGTTTGATGCCGAACTCGACTTCGACCCCGAGCGCGGTGCAGACCGCAGCGACTACTGA